A window of Ptychodera flava strain L36383 chromosome 1, AS_Pfla_20210202, whole genome shotgun sequence contains these coding sequences:
- the LOC139115381 gene encoding histamine N-methyltransferase-like, whose protein sequence is MEYNPTCPTIITFPGNGGQEIRDLIAGNRSSQTFRMLPAYRHTFASAESVIEILKRLGFSHSVTKIPSLLVIQDGLKKTRSGKLVLDTITECEGFLETASDELISEILDFLRSERASVTREGQLMFKNDLQAIVIRKK, encoded by the exons ATGGAATATAATCCTACCTGTCCTACCATTATAACATTCCCTGGTAACGGTGGACAAGAAATTCGTGACCTGATTGCCGGCAATAGATCATCTCAA ACTTTTCGAATGTTACCAGCGTATCGCCACACCTTCGCTAGTGCCGAAAGCGTCATCGAGATCTTGAAGAGACTCGGTTTCAGCCATTCAGTGACGAAGATTCCGTCTTTACTGGTGATTCAAGACGGCCTGAAGAAGACGAGGAGCGGCAAGCTTGTCCTGGACACTATAACGGAATGCGAGGGTTTCCTGGAAACCGCTTCCGATGAGCTGATTAGTGAGATACTCGATTTCCTGCGCAGTGAGAGGGCGTCCGTCACCAGGGAAGGACAGCTGATGTTTAAGAATGATTTGCAAGCCATTGTTATCAGAAAGAAATGA